GTTTGAAACAAGTCTTACAACTTTTGATCGGCCTGTCGCAAAAGTTAAAAATTCAAATCAATTTCTGGAATTGAGTGAGAAGGAGTTACATTCAATCTCACTTGTGGATATGGAAGCTTCTGGTTTTTTTGAAGCAACCTCCCTTTATTTTCCATTAGAAAATATTTCGATTGGGAAAGTGATTTCCGATCATTTAGATGGAAATTTTTGTAAACAAGAAACAGTGGAAACACTGATCCAAATCCACTTAGATACGTTATACGCAGAATGGATTCTACCACTCCCTTGGTCAAAAGAAGACAAATTTGAAACAATCATTTGGCCAGAGATTTACGGCAAAATAAATGATCTTCGCCTAACGGAAACAATGAGACATGATTTAAAAAAATCACTTCGATTTTACCATCTCCGATACCCAAATTCTCAAATCCCATTACCAAATTTAGACATGATCACTTCGCTCAAATCTAAAACTGATTTGAAATCATTTATCGATAGCTGGAAAGAAAAACTTCATGTTTAAATCGTTTTCACATATTTATATCGAAGAAGGAATTTGGGATCATTTTCGAACCAAAGAAATTTTATCACGTTTTCCAAACATAACAATGGTTCCAATTCGGCACTATAAAGATAGTTTCAATCGAAATGCACAAAATTTTAGAATCCAAAAACAATCTCCAAAATTAATTTTGGCTGAAAAAAAAGATCAATTTTTATACAAAGGGAGCGATTTTTCCCCAAATTTTTCACATCCTCATTTTTATTATAATACACTTGCTCTCAATTGTATTTATGATTGTGAATACTGTTATTTACAAGGTATGTTCCCTTCCGCCAATCTTGTGTTATTTGTGAATTGGGAAGATTTTTTTTCTGAAACAAAAAGATTTTTGGACACAAATGGATCTTTATACCTTGCGCTATCGTATGACACAGATTTGCTGGCCCTTGAATCATTTTTCCCAGCGACAGAAAGTTGGATTCAATTTGCAAAAAACGAACCAAATTTGACACTTGAAATTCGAACAAAATCTACCAATTTCCAATCGATCTCTCACCTAACACCCAATCCAAATGTTTATCTTGCTTGGACGGTTAGCCCACAATCTGTGATTGAATCCATCGAACATGGGACACCTTCATTACAAGCAAGGATCAAATCCATACAAAAGACTATTCAAGCAGGTTGGAAAGTAAGAATCTGTATCGATCCTATCCTAAGAGTTCCCAATTGGAAAAACCATTACCAGTCGTTAGCCGAAACATTAGGGAAAGAACTAAACCCAATGGGAATCAGTGAGTTGAGTGTTGGTGGATTTCGAATGAATATCGATTTTCTAAAACAAATCATCGACATAAGAAAGGACTCTTCGATTTTATTTCATGCTTTTGAAAAAAAAGATAAAATAGTTTCCTATTCAAAAGAAGAAACAGAAGAGATTTTAGAGGTGATGATCACCGCATTGCAAAAACATTTCCCACCATCGCAAATAAAAGTGAGTTATTCTTAAATTTTTCCTTTCCATTTCTCTCTCATCCTCATAGTCTGTGTAGCCTAACTATGAAGAAATCTTTCTATTTGCTTGTATTGTTAAGTCTTCTTTTTCCATTTTTATCATGTGGAGAAGTCAATCGAAACAAACCAATCGCAGAGAAAGGAAAAATCGACTTATCTTCATGGGACTTCCATCGTGATGGTAACATCAACTTAGATGGTGAATGGGAATTTTATTGGAAGGAAACTCTGAGTGGTATCCAAATCGAAACGGAATTGGGAAAAGAACCTAAATTCATTTACCAAGTTGTCCCTTCGAATTGGAAAGGAGTCGATTGGTTCGGAGAGTCCTTAGATGGATTTGGTTATGCGACATATAAACTCAAAGCTATTTTCCCCCAAAATACACCC
The Leptospira bouyouniensis DNA segment above includes these coding regions:
- a CDS encoding phosphorylase is translated as MPSLFFAVLSEAKPWIQKTNAKPLHHSGKFRIYQNESMYIVVTGTGKVSMALAVSEFAHLLSKEDRNHMKVWNIGIVGSKNPNSKIGDFFWIHKITDYCSKKDYYPERILTSNIKFETSLTTFDRPVAKVKNSNQFLELSEKELHSISLVDMEASGFFEATSLYFPLENISIGKVISDHLDGNFCKQETVETLIQIHLDTLYAEWILPLPWSKEDKFETIIWPEIYGKINDLRLTETMRHDLKKSLRFYHLRYPNSQIPLPNLDMITSLKSKTDLKSFIDSWKEKLHV
- a CDS encoding SPL family radical SAM protein, producing MFKSFSHIYIEEGIWDHFRTKEILSRFPNITMVPIRHYKDSFNRNAQNFRIQKQSPKLILAEKKDQFLYKGSDFSPNFSHPHFYYNTLALNCIYDCEYCYLQGMFPSANLVLFVNWEDFFSETKRFLDTNGSLYLALSYDTDLLALESFFPATESWIQFAKNEPNLTLEIRTKSTNFQSISHLTPNPNVYLAWTVSPQSVIESIEHGTPSLQARIKSIQKTIQAGWKVRICIDPILRVPNWKNHYQSLAETLGKELNPMGISELSVGGFRMNIDFLKQIIDIRKDSSILFHAFEKKDKIVSYSKEETEEILEVMITALQKHFPPSQIKVSYS